Below is a window of Tolypothrix bouteillei VB521301 DNA.
TTGAACAACCAGCTAGAATTTGACCGAGCAAACGTGCTGAAGTCAAAGCTAAACCAGTACTTAAAACATCATTAGAAGTAATGCCACCCTTGCTAATTAAAAATCCAATATCTGATGGTAGATGCCGTACAATATCCATTAATAAAGCTGAAACCTTCAGACCAAATTGCAATCTAGTTTCCACATTTTCAAATGTTAGCTCTTGACGACTGGTATAAATTACTGGTGTCTTATGAGCCTCATGTGCTGCTTTAACACTGTCAACAACCTTGATTAGCAGTGTAGCAGATTCATCTACGCTTGCATTCACCAGTTGGGAAACATCAACTTCTATACCTTCTGTTCCTTCTTCTTGCAAGAGCATCTTTAGTTGCTCGGTTGTTTTCTTAACGTGTGAGCCTACGAGCGCTACGCCCGGTTTACCCCCTCTGACATACTGTGCCATATTTTCTGCTGCAATAGGTTGGGGAGGCAATTCTGCCAAAGCTGTTAAAATGCTGGCAGCACTGCGAAACAAAAACCTTTTTCCTTGGCTTGCTGCTGCTAGTACGTCTCGTGCAAAACGGTTAAGATCTGTTTGAGTTTCTCCGTCTACAACCACACACCGATTCTGGCTGAGTTGCATCAAGCGTTCCAAACTTCCCTCTCGAATATCCGCAAGTAAAAAGCGTTCTACTGACTCCTCGCTAATACGTCCTGTCGTCTTTTCTTCTACGTACTTGGGTAAATAACTATATTGGTAGGCAAAAACTGAATCGCGTGCAAACTCAGTTTCATGGACGGGGGTTGGAACACCATTGACGATCAAATAATGTACGCTGTCACGCGTGATACGTCCGCCCTCAAAAAACGCAGGTACAAGGAAATGAGCATCAAAAGGACCGAGTTCTTCAGCAATGACATCGGTTTCAATGGGATAATGTCCCCGTAAAGTGGAATCAGAACGACTGACGATCAGAAAATCATGAATTTCTTCAGCTTCGATAGCTAGCTTCAGGTTATGGCAAACTTCCCGAGTCACCGACGCTGCTTTATCTGCGGGGAGAGACCTTGTGTTAGTTAGTACAAAGAAAATCGGGGAATCGTCTTGTAATCCCAAGCGCAGAGTATCTACATCCCAGTGCATGAGCAGTAAGCAACTGTGAACTGTTTGAGAACCTGTGGGGTCGTCATCCAGGACAATGATTTTTGGTTTTGTGGTCATATTCATGTCACCTACTCCTCACTTAGTGGGGAGACTGCAATTTTCTGATTTCTGCTTGGACATCAAGGGCAATTTGCAACGACTGATTGAGAAATTGAGCGTATTCGCTAGCTTGAGCGCTCAGTTGCAAAGTTTGCACGTTCGTTAAATTATTAACAAATAGCTCTTGGTTGTTAGCAAGCAGCTTTTTATTATCTCGCAAAATTCGTTCCGTTTTCAAAGCCCGGACTAAATCTTCTCTAATAAGTTGTAAAGCGGCGAGCGCTTTCTCTCTATCGTTAAAATGGGTGTCATTGCCCGAGGTTGTGAGTTGGTCGTGAATATCTATCGCTTTGATAACAGAATGATACTTATCAACTTCATCTAAAAGTGTTGTTAATGTTTTTGGACAGGTAAAACGTCGCCAAACCCACCGCCCGATGGCTACAGTCACGGGTACTAAAATTAACAAGAGTAGCCCTAGAGGGATCGAGGAACCAAAGATAGGCAAAATAATAAATGCGTAAATTCCACCGACAACAATCGGTGTGAGAGCGAGTGCTACTATCATTTCATTTATAAGAAAACCCAATCGCTTCTCGCGATCGTTCATAATAGAAGGTCGAAACACGTCATCTGGGTCTAACCCAATCAAGCGTCTTAGTTCGCCCTTCGTAATTTCCAAGCCCATTAAATCTGGCTGCACAGATTATTACTCCTGTTATACCGCCATATACGTATTTATAGTATTTTAGAAATGCGATCGCTGAAAAACACAGCGATCGTCAAGGTATGTCCAAGTCAAGCTCTATGTCCTGGGCGATTCAGAGGAGTGGCGCTCTAGAAGACTGCATCATGAGAAATTTTGCAATATTTTTGGATTTGGAAATTCTCAATCCAGTATTTGTTAAAAATTATACTTTATTTAAGTTTACCTTACTGCGTAATTCATCCTTGATTCGGTTGAGGATAGAACTTTCATCAAGGTCTGCCAAAATTTTCCCAATCACAGCTTTAGGTCCGCTCGCTCCCCATGATGCTCCATTAGCTAAATATGCTTTGGTGACTTGCCCTATGGCGTAAGAAGAAACACCTGCAACCCCTGCTTGCGTTAAAGCTACAGATAAATAGGGACCGAGGGAAATACCACCAGTTGCAGGTGCAGATAGTCCAAGCAGTGTTTTGAGGGAACTTAAACCCAAGTTTGCCAGTAATTCGCTCGCCGTAATGCCACCCATCCCCAAGGCAATTTGTTTGAGTAAGTTGACCGCGCCTGTTTCTGTCATGGGAATGCTGTATAGTTTTGATAAACCCATAATGAGAGCAACATCAATGACTGCTCCACTCAAAAAATCTACTACCGTGACCGGATTGAGTGCGATCGCAATTGCCTTTGTCATGACTGACTTCCAAATAAGTTGATTGGCGGCTTCAGCACGAATTTTGAGCTTGCGCTGCACCAATTGTTCGTTCACAGTGTCAGCAAAAATCATTGTGTTAAGAGCAACTAAAGCTTTTCCTTCACGTTGCAAAACTTCCAAAATTTTCAATTTGAGTTCCTCAATTTGAGCAGTTCCCGAGCGTAACTGTACGCCACGAGTGCCATCGGGACGTTTAACCATCGTCCTCACGATGGGCGATGCTGCTGCCATCACAATTTCATCTGGTGAAAGAAGTTCTCTTACCCTCTCATTCCGAATTTTTTCATAAATTGCCATTCGGTCTGCTTCTGGGTACTGGTCTACTTTATTAAACACCAGCAAAATCGGCTTACCCACCTCGCGCAACTGAGAAAGGGCTTCGTGTTCGACTTTGGTCATATCACCGGAAATCACAAACAGAATTAAATCCGCTTGTTTTGCGATCTGTTCTGCTAGTGCTGCACGGGTATCACCATCAACTTCGTCTAAACCGGGAGTGTCAATTAATTGGACTTGAGATTGACCTATTCCAGGTAAAGTGACTCGCAAAGCGTGTTCTGTTTTGCCAATTTCTTCCGAAGAAAAGCTCCAGTCTACTGTTTGAGTATTGCGCGTGACACCGTGTAAGGGACCTGTTTCAAAGACTGTTTGTCCTACCAATGCGTTCAGTAAAGAGGATTTACCGCGTCCAACCAAGCCAAAAGCTGCTATTTGAACGACCATGCGTTCTAGTTTTCCCAACATGGTTTCTAAGTCAGCAATTTCTGTTTCTAGCCCTTCTTGTTCTTGAGGGGTAAGGTCGAGATGGTTGACCAAATTTTGTAGTGCTGTTTGTGCTTGTTTGTAGTTGAGTTCTGCTTGAATGTCTTCAAAGGTGAAAATAGCACTATCTAGTTCTTCTTCCCATTGGGGAGAGTTATCCGTACTGGATGAACCACCGCTAGGTTCGGGTAGGGGTAATGTCGAAGCCATATCAATTTTGGATTTTAGATTTTAGGTTTTAAATTTTAGATTTTAGATTTTTATATGCTCTGCCTTCCATCGTAGTCACTTTTGGTTCTAAGCTGCCCTTGCATATAATTTCTATATTCTAAGATTTTGGAAAAACTGAGTAAAACCCTCTCCCTCTCTCCCACTCCCCCCTTCTCCCCCTCAGCCAGCATGAGAAACTTAAATACCTCACAACTTAGAGTGAGATGTAAAAGTAGGGTTCACCACTGGTAACTGGTCACTAGTTACCAGTCACTGTTAGCCAATGTCCAACAAAACATCCTAAACTGAAGAATGCATCTGTAGCAGTAAGATATAGACGAAATCACTTGTGCGAAAAATAGTTATTGCCGGTAACTGGAAAATGTATAAAACCCAGGCAGAATCCGAAGATTTTTTAAGAGGATTCTTGCCTGCTTTGGACGCAACCCCTGATGAGCGAGAAGTGGTTTTGTGCGTCCCCTTCACTGACTTAAGCGCTTTGTCTAAAAATTTACATGGCAGTCGAGTACAATTGGGGGCGCAAAATATCCACTGGGAGGAATTTGGAGCCTACACGGGTGAAATCTCCGGACCTATGCTGGCTGAAATTGGGGTACGTTATGTTGTTGTCGGTCATAGCGAACGGCGACAATATTTTGGGGAAACGGATGAAACCGTTAATCTCCGCCTTAAAGCAGCTCAACGCTTTGGTTTAACCCCAATTCTTTGTGTGGGTGAAACCAAACAACAACGAGATGCGGGGGAAACAGAATCGCTGATTACGAACCAAATAAAAACAGATTTGGTGGATGTGAATCAGGAGAATTTGGTGATTGCTTATGAACCCATTTGGGCGATCGGCACTGGCGATACTTGTGAATGCAAGGAAGCCAATCGTGTCACAGGCTTAATTCGCAGCTTGTTGAGCAATCCTGATGTACCAATTCAGTATGGCGGCTCTGTAAAGCCAAATCTTATCGATGAAATCATGGCTGAACCGGAGATTGATGGGGTTTTAGTGGGGGGAGCAAGTCTTGAACCCGCAAGCTTTGCTCGAATTGTTAACTATCAGTAAATTGATGCTTTAAGGGGTTAGGGGGTTCGTTGTTTTTTCTTGTTCCCAGCTAGAAGTTGGGAATGCAATCAGTGCGGCTCTGCTTTCTATCAATATTTTTATATATTGAAGAGGCAGAGCCTCCAAATAAGAGCGTTACTAGGCTGAGCCTGGTAACGAGGAATACTGACACTAAGCACAGCATAATTTTCTGACCCCTTAGTCCCTAGCTTCCGATTCCCAATCTCTACCCGCTCCGAAAAACCTATACAGAACTAGTCAACTATAGACAAAGCTGTACAAAGTCGGAACGTGCAGACTAAGACCTTCGAGGTCTACGATTTTTGAGTCATGACACCTGAATGTGAACGCCAGCATTATGCACTGTCGGAAGTGGTTAAGTAATCAGTAAACAGGTTTATAGCTGTAGTGCCACTTCCTCAAAAAGCTCTTAAATCATTGTCGAGGCAAACTTTACTTAGTAATAAAGATGGCAGAATATGTCAAACTACGTTTTTCTTATCGACAAAAACAAAACTCCACTGAACCCAGTACATCCAGCACAAGCACGGAAATTATTAGATTCTGGTAAAGCTGCTGTGTTTCGTAGATATCCATTTACTTTGATACTCAAACGAGTCATTGAAAATCCAAATGTATACCCTCTCATTCTCAAAATAGATCCAGGCTCGAAATTTACGGGTATCGCTTTGGTTACTAACCAAGGAAACGTCATTTGGGGAATGGAGTTGCAGCACCGTGGTCAACAAATCAAAGATGCTCTAGAACATCGTAGAGCAGTGCGTAGAGGACGTAGAAGTCGTAATACCAGGTACCGGCAAGCCAGATTTCTTAATCGCAAACGCCCTGATGGATGGTTGGCTCCATCTTTGAGGCATCGTGTTATTACCAGCGAAACTTGGGTAAAGCGTCTTCAAAAGTTCGCGCCAATTGGTTCCATCGTTCAGGAGTTAGTGAAGTTTGATACTCAAGCAATTCAAAATCCAGAGATCTCTGGGGCGGAATACCAGCAGGGGACTTTGCATGGTTATGAATGTCGTGAATATCTCTTAGAAAAGTGGAATCGTCAGTGCGCTTATTGCGGAATCAAAGATGTTCCGTTAGAGATTGAGCATATTCAACCAAAGTCGGCATGTGGTTCAGACCGGATATCTAATCTTTGCTTAGCTTGTCACAAGTGCAATCAGCGTAAAGGCAGCAAAGATATTCAAGAATTTCTCAAAGGTAAGCCAGATGTCCTAAATCGAGTATTGCGACAAGCTAAAACACCGCTAAAAGATGCTGCTTGTGTAAATTCAACAAGGTGGTCACTGCTCAACACTCTTAAACAGACAGGATTGCCAGTTAAAACAGGAACTGGAGGTCAAACCAAGTTCAACCGGATTCGATTTGACTTACCAAAAGCACACTGGATTGATGCAGCCTGTGTTGGTGAGTGCAGTGCTGTAGACGGGTTTCCCGTCGCAGGCAACTGCCGAACCCGTAAGGGTATCGTCGAAACCATCAAACTTGTTACCACTAAAATTTTGAAGGTAAGAGCAACTGGTTTTGGTGGTAGACAGCGATGTCAGACAGATCAGTTTGGTTATCCACAAAAACATCGTCCATTACGTCCAATACTTGGTTTTTCAACTGGTGACATTGTTCGTGCCTCGGTTCCAAAAGGTAAGTACGCCGGGACTTTCACGGCGCGAGTCTGTCCTATGTCGCATGGTTACGGTGAGTTTGTTATTGACAAGAAACGGAGGTCAATTAAGTTGAACTACTTAACGCCTGTTCACAGAAGGGACGGTTACGACTACGCGTGAACCTGTACAAAATGACCAGACTTTTACAAAGATGTATAGCAATCAAGTTACAGTTTCTACCCCCAAATTATGACAAAC
It encodes the following:
- a CDS encoding four-carbon acid sugar kinase family protein; the encoded protein is MTTKPKIIVLDDDPTGSQTVHSCLLLMHWDVDTLRLGLQDDSPIFFVLTNTRSLPADKAASVTREVCHNLKLAIEAEEIHDFLIVSRSDSTLRGHYPIETDVIAEELGPFDAHFLVPAFFEGGRITRDSVHYLIVNGVPTPVHETEFARDSVFAYQYSYLPKYVEEKTTGRISEESVERFLLADIREGSLERLMQLSQNRCVVVDGETQTDLNRFARDVLAAASQGKRFLFRSAASILTALAELPPQPIAAENMAQYVRGGKPGVALVGSHVKKTTEQLKMLLQEEGTEGIEVDVSQLVNASVDESATLLIKVVDSVKAAHEAHKTPVIYTSRQELTFENVETRLQFGLKVSALLMDIVRHLPSDIGFLISKGGITSNDVLSTGLALTSARLLGQILAGCSMVKTPSDHPQFPDLPVVLFPGNVGDARALATVYQRLKAVSS
- a CDS encoding GTP-binding protein, with the protein product MASTLPLPEPSGGSSSTDNSPQWEEELDSAIFTFEDIQAELNYKQAQTALQNLVNHLDLTPQEQEGLETEIADLETMLGKLERMVVQIAAFGLVGRGKSSLLNALVGQTVFETGPLHGVTRNTQTVDWSFSSEEIGKTEHALRVTLPGIGQSQVQLIDTPGLDEVDGDTRAALAEQIAKQADLILFVISGDMTKVEHEALSQLREVGKPILLVFNKVDQYPEADRMAIYEKIRNERVRELLSPDEIVMAAASPIVRTMVKRPDGTRGVQLRSGTAQIEELKLKILEVLQREGKALVALNTMIFADTVNEQLVQRKLKIRAEAANQLIWKSVMTKAIAIALNPVTVVDFLSGAVIDVALIMGLSKLYSIPMTETGAVNLLKQIALGMGGITASELLANLGLSSLKTLLGLSAPATGGISLGPYLSVALTQAGVAGVSSYAIGQVTKAYLANGASWGASGPKAVIGKILADLDESSILNRIKDELRSKVNLNKV
- the tpiA gene encoding triose-phosphate isomerase, translated to MRKIVIAGNWKMYKTQAESEDFLRGFLPALDATPDEREVVLCVPFTDLSALSKNLHGSRVQLGAQNIHWEEFGAYTGEISGPMLAEIGVRYVVVGHSERRQYFGETDETVNLRLKAAQRFGLTPILCVGETKQQRDAGETESLITNQIKTDLVDVNQENLVIAYEPIWAIGTGDTCECKEANRVTGLIRSLLSNPDVPIQYGGSVKPNLIDEIMAEPEIDGVLVGGASLEPASFARIVNYQ
- the iscB gene encoding RNA-guided endonuclease IscB encodes the protein MSNYVFLIDKNKTPLNPVHPAQARKLLDSGKAAVFRRYPFTLILKRVIENPNVYPLILKIDPGSKFTGIALVTNQGNVIWGMELQHRGQQIKDALEHRRAVRRGRRSRNTRYRQARFLNRKRPDGWLAPSLRHRVITSETWVKRLQKFAPIGSIVQELVKFDTQAIQNPEISGAEYQQGTLHGYECREYLLEKWNRQCAYCGIKDVPLEIEHIQPKSACGSDRISNLCLACHKCNQRKGSKDIQEFLKGKPDVLNRVLRQAKTPLKDAACVNSTRWSLLNTLKQTGLPVKTGTGGQTKFNRIRFDLPKAHWIDAACVGECSAVDGFPVAGNCRTRKGIVETIKLVTTKILKVRATGFGGRQRCQTDQFGYPQKHRPLRPILGFSTGDIVRASVPKGKYAGTFTARVCPMSHGYGEFVIDKKRRSIKLNYLTPVHRRDGYDYA